A single genomic interval of Bacillus sp. es.036 harbors:
- a CDS encoding zinc ribbon domain-containing protein → MNWCNQCKRSEAGTFCVKCGQKVARTRETPLNKSRGLLWGAIIGGILLVLIGSFLTLKWVTSPERTVERFRDALLEEDYEAIGKFIPDTNPLLSQEAELASFVSLLKDHPDQRTLLVQDLERQARSLSDHTLIKPNESLLLQMTLMEDGKVFYLFKDYGIAPTPIYVEVGTQFNKTTLFINKEESGTIGEDGKKIGPFLPGSYHFETKLENEGYTMRGEAEIELVPSEETVQVDLPVNGAFVMPDSNYEDARLFINGKDTGIAVGDTGEIGPYPTDGSVVMHAEKTFEAGVVKSPSVHFEGEAPFFSIDYREPAVIEKEVAADQPEVVQNQDETDLIISAVNTYLNDWVYAYENLETDYFSNLTPELQSYFDERFRSVKENNAAFTGEVVEAAFDLDSLFIDSSGKKAEIDVLVTMDSANHERGESNVKTEVTSSGFHYKLVKSGGKWLIDSREEVDYVDLTNAVVY, encoded by the coding sequence ATGAATTGGTGCAATCAGTGTAAGAGGAGCGAGGCCGGAACGTTTTGCGTCAAGTGCGGACAGAAAGTCGCAAGAACGAGGGAAACGCCATTAAACAAATCGAGAGGTCTTTTATGGGGAGCAATCATTGGAGGGATACTCCTTGTCTTAATTGGTAGTTTTCTAACGTTAAAATGGGTAACATCTCCTGAGCGAACAGTGGAGCGGTTTCGCGATGCGCTTTTGGAAGAGGATTACGAGGCGATCGGGAAGTTCATTCCTGACACAAATCCATTGCTTTCCCAGGAAGCTGAACTTGCGAGTTTTGTTTCGCTTTTGAAAGATCACCCTGACCAACGAACGCTTCTTGTTCAAGATTTGGAGAGACAGGCTAGAAGCTTAAGCGATCATACGCTTATCAAACCGAACGAAAGCTTGCTCCTTCAAATGACGTTAATGGAAGATGGGAAGGTTTTTTATCTATTTAAGGATTATGGAATCGCTCCTACACCGATCTATGTAGAGGTAGGAACACAATTCAATAAAACAACGCTTTTCATTAATAAAGAAGAGAGCGGAACGATTGGAGAAGATGGTAAAAAAATCGGGCCATTTCTGCCAGGGAGCTATCATTTTGAAACAAAATTAGAAAATGAAGGGTACACGATGCGTGGAGAAGCGGAGATCGAACTCGTTCCATCTGAGGAAACTGTGCAGGTTGATTTGCCTGTTAATGGCGCGTTTGTGATGCCAGATTCGAACTACGAAGATGCTCGCTTATTTATAAATGGAAAAGACACGGGCATCGCGGTAGGTGATACCGGAGAAATTGGTCCTTATCCAACGGACGGATCTGTTGTTATGCATGCAGAGAAAACGTTTGAAGCAGGCGTCGTGAAAAGCCCTTCCGTTCATTTTGAAGGAGAAGCTCCGTTCTTTTCGATCGACTATCGCGAACCTGCCGTGATCGAAAAGGAAGTAGCTGCTGATCAGCCAGAAGTGGTGCAGAATCAAGATGAAACAGATCTGATCATTTCCGCTGTTAATACGTACTTAAATGACTGGGTCTATGCCTATGAAAATCTTGAAACAGATTACTTTTCAAACCTAACCCCAGAGCTTCAATCGTATTTTGACGAACGCTTCCGATCAGTGAAAGAAAATAATGCCGCTTTTACTGGAGAGGTTGTGGAGGCAGCCTTTGATCTCGACAGCCTATTTATCGATTCATCTGGAAAGAAAGCAGAAATCGACGTTCTTGTTACGATGGATTCAGCGAATCATGAGAGAGGTGAAAGCAACGTAAAGACGGAAGTTACCTCAAGTGGTTTTCACTATAAACTTGTGAAAAGCGGAGGGAAATGGTTGATTGACAGCCGAGAAGAAGTGGATTACGTTGATTTAACGAATGCTGTAGTCTATTAA
- a CDS encoding zinc ribbon domain-containing protein gives MSDLQTKIGGGLSKLQDGLNQGKTKLQTAQEVSQLKKHASDAASNRMKVINQLGELTYRLLRKGEIQHSDLTEQVERLLPYDLELYQANRALSQMKKEASEHVCECGAPIQVEDTFCGSCGSKVLIAEPPQALATQPCEMCKEEVLESAQFCGCCGLKNG, from the coding sequence ATGTCAGATCTACAAACGAAAATAGGCGGAGGTTTGTCAAAACTTCAAGATGGCCTAAACCAAGGAAAAACGAAACTCCAAACGGCACAGGAAGTTTCACAGTTAAAGAAGCATGCAAGTGATGCTGCTTCAAATCGCATGAAAGTCATTAACCAGCTTGGAGAGCTAACTTATCGCCTCCTTCGAAAAGGAGAAATCCAGCATTCTGATTTAACAGAACAAGTTGAGCGCCTTCTTCCATACGACCTGGAACTTTATCAAGCGAATCGTGCCCTCAGCCAAATGAAAAAAGAAGCAAGTGAACACGTTTGCGAATGCGGAGCCCCCATTCAAGTAGAGGATACGTTTTGTGGAAGCTGTGGAAGCAAAGTCCTGATAGCAGAACCCCCTCAAGCGCTCGCAACGCAACCGTGTGAAATGTGTAAGGAAGAAGTACTTGAGTCTGCTCAATTCTGCGGTTGTTGCGGTTTAAAAAACGGCTAG
- a CDS encoding M24 family metallopeptidase, producing the protein MSIEKVRLFLEEQGYDGVLLRRRNNFSWITGGNTNYIVQTMEAGVADWIITREQAYLVTSKMEERRIVEEECADLSFSFEVLSDDWYKPAEDLIESVTAGLRMAADMPYGDWDVVDEVLGKYRSILSADERELYRNLCQKAAKAVEETCREIEPGQTEKEIEAHLAAKILAGGMSIQVLLVATDERIYRYRHPIPTQKKLERHAMIVICAEEAGLVANVTRLVYFGEQPEELRQHSAAVARIDSVMNHATKVGATAGEVIQAGIAEYDKQGFPEDWKLLHQGGLTGFNSREFLANPDTPNKIVVNQAYAWNPSLPGVKSEDTVLLTEEGLEFMTYTDEWVYQEVEVEGVTYVRNAVLVR; encoded by the coding sequence ATGAGTATTGAGAAGGTACGTTTATTTTTAGAAGAACAGGGTTATGATGGGGTCTTACTTAGAAGGCGGAACAATTTCTCTTGGATCACAGGAGGGAATACGAATTACATCGTTCAGACGATGGAAGCAGGTGTGGCTGACTGGATTATTACGCGTGAGCAGGCGTATCTTGTTACGTCGAAAATGGAAGAGCGCCGTATTGTGGAAGAAGAATGTGCCGATCTTTCGTTTTCTTTTGAAGTGCTGTCTGATGATTGGTACAAACCAGCTGAAGATTTAATTGAATCGGTAACGGCTGGACTGCGGATGGCAGCTGACATGCCTTATGGCGACTGGGATGTAGTGGATGAAGTGCTTGGAAAGTATCGCTCGATCTTGTCGGCTGATGAGCGTGAACTGTACCGTAATCTCTGTCAAAAAGCTGCAAAAGCGGTAGAAGAGACGTGCCGTGAAATTGAGCCAGGTCAAACGGAAAAAGAAATTGAAGCGCATCTTGCAGCGAAAATACTTGCAGGTGGGATGTCGATTCAGGTGCTTCTCGTTGCGACAGATGAGCGGATCTATCGCTATCGCCACCCGATTCCAACTCAGAAGAAGCTTGAACGTCATGCGATGATTGTCATTTGTGCGGAAGAAGCAGGCCTTGTCGCAAACGTTACGAGACTCGTTTACTTTGGCGAACAGCCAGAAGAATTGCGTCAGCATAGCGCTGCGGTTGCAAGGATTGATAGCGTGATGAATCATGCGACGAAAGTGGGCGCAACGGCAGGGGAAGTGATCCAAGCCGGAATTGCGGAGTACGATAAGCAAGGCTTCCCGGAAGATTGGAAACTTCTTCATCAGGGTGGATTAACCGGATTTAATTCGCGCGAATTTCTCGCGAATCCAGACACACCAAACAAGATTGTCGTGAATCAAGCCTACGCATGGAATCCTTCATTGCCTGGTGTAAAGTCAGAAGACACGGTGCTTCTCACTGAAGAAGGCCTCGAATTTATGACATATACAGATGAATGGGTGTATCAGGAAGTTGAGGTAGAAGGCGTTACGTATGTGCGGAACGCGGTGTTGGTGAGGTAG
- the galE gene encoding UDP-glucose 4-epimerase GalE — MAILVTGGAGYIGSHTVMYLREQNEDVVVLDNLTKGHEQAVLNVPLYKGDLTDGKVIDQIFADHDIDSVIHFAASSLVGESVTNPLEYYRNNVAGSHALVSKLVEHDVKYIVFSSTAATYGNPERTPIEEEDVTNPTNPYGETKLAIEKMLRWCDDAYGLKSTSLRYFNAAGADPEGKIGEDHQPESHLIPIVLQAALGQREKVSIFGNDYDTKDGTCVRDYIHVLDLAQAHYLALKKMKETNESGVYNLGNGKGFTVKEVIDTCRSVTEKSIKAEVAPRRAGDPATLIASSSKAMNVLGWKPVYPELSQIVAHAWSWHQNHPEGYGDQS; from the coding sequence ATGGCGATTTTAGTCACTGGTGGTGCCGGATATATCGGTAGCCATACGGTTATGTATTTAAGAGAGCAAAATGAAGATGTTGTCGTACTCGATAATTTAACAAAAGGACATGAACAAGCTGTGCTTAACGTTCCTTTGTATAAAGGAGATTTAACAGATGGAAAAGTGATCGATCAAATCTTCGCGGATCACGACATTGATTCTGTGATTCACTTTGCTGCGAGTTCACTTGTTGGAGAAAGCGTGACAAATCCGCTTGAATACTATCGAAACAACGTAGCGGGTTCTCATGCACTTGTATCAAAACTCGTTGAACATGATGTGAAATACATCGTGTTCTCATCAACAGCGGCCACTTACGGAAATCCAGAAAGAACGCCGATTGAAGAGGAAGATGTGACGAATCCAACAAATCCGTATGGAGAGACGAAGCTTGCGATTGAGAAAATGTTGCGCTGGTGTGACGATGCTTACGGCTTAAAATCAACTTCGCTTCGCTACTTTAATGCAGCTGGTGCAGATCCAGAAGGGAAAATTGGGGAAGATCATCAACCGGAGTCTCATCTCATTCCAATCGTCCTTCAGGCGGCGCTTGGTCAGCGTGAGAAAGTATCGATTTTCGGTAATGACTATGATACGAAAGATGGCACATGTGTCCGTGATTATATTCACGTGCTTGACCTTGCGCAGGCTCACTATCTTGCGTTGAAAAAGATGAAAGAAACGAATGAGAGCGGTGTTTATAACCTTGGCAATGGCAAAGGATTTACGGTGAAAGAAGTGATTGATACGTGTCGTAGTGTGACGGAGAAATCCATTAAAGCAGAAGTAGCGCCGCGTCGCGCTGGAGATCCAGCAACGTTGATTGCTTCTTCTTCCAAAGCGATGAATGTACTTGGGTGGAAGCCGGTCTATCCAGAGCTTTCGCAAATTGTGGCGCACGCGTGGAGCTGGCATCAAAATCATCCTGAAGGGTATGGAGATCAGTCATGA
- a CDS encoding beta-galactosidase produces MYVGVDYYPEQWPKERWTEDVRLMKELGVNVVRIAEFGWQLMEPEEGMYDFALYDEAIDLMTKNGIKVVLGTPTATPPAWMCETYPEILPVDPNGTVISFGARRHYTVNSEVYRQFSAKIVDEMAKRYGRHEGIIGWQVDNEYGHEKSDRSYGDVDQQAFQIWLQQKYETLDALNEAWGTVFWSQTYTSWSQIPVPRKVFQEHNPSLLLDFDRFCADAYTSYNKLQTDLLRKHIRSDQWITHNFVYTDQAINQWDMSKELDFISFDNYPVWGGLPEPIAPAAIAHQHDLCRSSKDGKGFWVMEELSGAQGWSRIGYLPRPGHIKLWTYQAIARGAEAIVYFRWRAARFGTEEFCHGVLDHDGKPKRKYNEVKEVIDSLSVFGDEWIASKYGANVAVYYDVENAWAWGIQPQSNAFEYKQEFLRFYSPAHRMNAMTDIVTKESNLDGYKVLVVPVYFLTDPAVNEKISRFAEQGGTVILSYRAGVKEQNNFVVEDTLPGALRELAGVEINEYESLQLGQNNEVEGVQGALKGVNSVASIWCDLVEPKTAEVLAEYRDCFYEKTAAITKNQYGKGTVYYIGSALEEEMMDALYGEVFKANDVTTIRSSENVEAVTRTGEDGAIFLSVVNHSTDHDGTLTLPDGTWIDAVSHEEYRGEMTIAPLGSYVLKLN; encoded by the coding sequence ATGTATGTAGGTGTCGATTATTACCCGGAACAGTGGCCGAAAGAGCGCTGGACAGAAGACGTGCGATTAATGAAAGAACTTGGTGTGAATGTTGTGCGCATCGCTGAATTCGGTTGGCAACTGATGGAACCTGAGGAAGGGATGTATGATTTCGCGCTTTATGATGAAGCGATTGACTTGATGACTAAGAACGGGATTAAGGTGGTGCTTGGAACACCGACAGCGACACCACCTGCCTGGATGTGTGAAACGTATCCAGAAATTTTACCTGTCGATCCGAATGGTACCGTTATTTCCTTTGGAGCAAGACGTCACTATACAGTAAACAGTGAAGTGTACCGTCAGTTTTCTGCGAAAATTGTAGATGAAATGGCGAAGCGCTACGGTCGGCATGAAGGGATTATCGGTTGGCAAGTAGACAATGAATACGGTCATGAAAAATCGGATCGTAGCTATGGCGATGTCGATCAGCAGGCTTTTCAAATTTGGCTACAGCAAAAATATGAAACGTTAGATGCGTTAAACGAAGCGTGGGGCACCGTCTTCTGGAGTCAAACCTATACATCGTGGTCGCAAATTCCTGTGCCACGTAAAGTGTTCCAGGAGCATAATCCAAGCTTGCTTCTCGATTTTGATCGTTTCTGTGCAGATGCGTATACATCTTACAATAAGCTTCAAACTGATCTTCTTCGAAAGCATATTCGCTCTGATCAGTGGATTACGCATAACTTTGTGTACACCGATCAGGCCATTAATCAGTGGGATATGTCAAAAGAGCTTGATTTTATTTCGTTCGATAACTATCCGGTGTGGGGCGGCTTACCTGAACCAATTGCGCCAGCTGCAATTGCGCATCAGCATGATCTTTGTCGCTCTTCAAAAGATGGGAAAGGCTTCTGGGTGATGGAAGAACTTTCAGGAGCGCAAGGTTGGAGCCGCATCGGTTACTTGCCTCGTCCAGGCCATATTAAGCTTTGGACGTATCAGGCGATTGCTCGCGGAGCTGAAGCAATTGTGTACTTCCGCTGGCGCGCCGCTCGTTTTGGAACGGAAGAGTTTTGTCACGGCGTTCTTGACCATGATGGAAAACCAAAGCGCAAATACAATGAAGTAAAAGAAGTGATCGATTCCCTGAGCGTGTTTGGAGATGAGTGGATTGCATCGAAATATGGTGCGAATGTAGCGGTTTATTATGATGTTGAAAACGCCTGGGCGTGGGGCATTCAGCCACAAAGCAATGCGTTTGAATACAAGCAAGAGTTCCTTCGGTTCTACAGTCCTGCCCATCGCATGAACGCGATGACGGACATCGTAACAAAAGAAAGCAATCTTGACGGATATAAAGTGCTTGTTGTACCGGTTTATTTCCTAACCGATCCAGCAGTTAATGAGAAAATCTCACGCTTTGCGGAGCAAGGTGGCACCGTGATTCTTTCTTATCGCGCAGGGGTGAAAGAACAGAACAATTTTGTCGTAGAAGATACGCTTCCAGGCGCACTACGTGAGCTCGCGGGTGTTGAAATTAATGAATATGAATCGCTTCAGCTTGGTCAAAACAATGAGGTTGAAGGGGTGCAGGGAGCGCTGAAAGGTGTGAACTCTGTCGCTTCCATCTGGTGCGATCTCGTTGAGCCGAAAACCGCGGAAGTTCTTGCTGAATATCGCGACTGTTTCTATGAAAAAACAGCGGCTATTACGAAAAATCAGTATGGAAAAGGTACGGTGTACTACATCGGATCGGCTCTTGAAGAAGAGATGATGGATGCTCTTTATGGAGAAGTTTTCAAAGCAAATGATGTAACGACGATTCGTTCAAGTGAAAACGTGGAAGCTGTTACGCGTACTGGAGAAGATGGAGCGATATTTTTATCTGTTGTAAACCATTCGACTGATCATGATGGTACGCTCACACTTCCAGACGGTACGTGGATCGATGCGGTTTCACACGAGGAATATCGTGGAGAAATGACAATTGCACCGCTTGGTTCATATGTGTTAAAGCTTAATTAG
- the galT gene encoding UDP-glucose--hexose-1-phosphate uridylyltransferase, protein MRSIDKEINRLLQYGLNKHLIHEWDLSYVRNQILEVLQLEESDPSAVPSQIPDSPVTILDEILEWAYENGRLVENTVTYRDLLDTKIMGCLTERPSGVIEKFETTYKHDGPEAATANFYHYSKDVHYIRTDRIAKNEEWLTKTAYGELEITINLSKPEKDPKAIAAAKTMKSSGYPECLLCKENVGYAGRINHPARQNLRMIPVTLEEKQWYLQYSPYVYYNEHAIVLYGEHEPMKISRGTFDRLLEFVGKFPHYFIGSNADLPIVGGSILSHDHFQGGKHDFPMAKAEMERSVVLSAYPNVTAGIVKWPMSVLRLQSTDREELGEVAHAILQFWKGYSDERAEVLAFTDEEPHNTITPIARRNGDFYELDLVLRNNRTTKEHPMGLFHPHAEVHHIKKENIGLIEVMGLAVLPGRLQEELYLLGESLSGENPLNQIERDERINKHVEWAKTLLEKYPDLDSSNVQRRLRDEIGLIFSDILSHAGVFKRTASGQEAFDRFTDALNTHLNQ, encoded by the coding sequence ATGAGAAGCATCGACAAAGAGATTAACCGTCTCCTCCAATATGGATTGAATAAGCATCTGATTCATGAGTGGGATTTATCATACGTACGAAATCAAATTCTTGAAGTGCTACAACTTGAAGAGAGCGATCCAAGCGCCGTTCCTTCGCAAATCCCTGACAGCCCCGTTACCATTTTAGATGAAATTTTAGAGTGGGCTTATGAAAACGGAAGACTCGTTGAAAATACGGTGACTTATCGTGATTTGTTGGATACGAAAATCATGGGTTGCTTAACAGAGAGACCATCAGGCGTGATTGAGAAATTTGAAACCACTTATAAACATGATGGCCCTGAAGCAGCAACGGCTAACTTTTATCACTATTCAAAAGATGTGCACTACATTCGTACGGATCGCATTGCGAAAAACGAGGAATGGCTAACGAAAACGGCATATGGTGAGTTGGAAATCACTATTAACCTTTCCAAACCAGAGAAGGATCCGAAAGCCATTGCGGCTGCGAAAACGATGAAGTCAAGCGGCTATCCTGAATGCTTGCTTTGTAAAGAGAACGTAGGCTACGCGGGGCGAATCAATCATCCAGCCCGGCAAAACCTTCGGATGATTCCTGTCACGCTTGAAGAGAAGCAGTGGTATTTGCAGTATTCTCCATACGTTTATTACAACGAGCATGCGATAGTTTTGTATGGTGAACATGAACCAATGAAGATTTCTCGAGGCACGTTTGATCGCCTGCTTGAATTTGTTGGTAAGTTTCCACACTATTTTATTGGCTCAAACGCGGATCTGCCAATCGTTGGCGGTTCGATTTTAAGTCATGATCATTTTCAGGGAGGAAAGCATGACTTCCCGATGGCAAAAGCAGAGATGGAGCGCTCAGTTGTCTTGTCAGCTTATCCGAATGTCACAGCTGGCATTGTAAAGTGGCCGATGTCGGTATTACGTCTCCAAAGCACCGATCGCGAAGAGCTTGGTGAAGTTGCCCATGCGATTCTTCAATTCTGGAAGGGATATAGCGATGAGCGTGCTGAAGTTCTTGCGTTTACAGACGAAGAGCCGCATAACACAATCACTCCGATCGCTCGACGGAATGGCGACTTCTATGAGCTTGATCTTGTGCTACGAAACAACCGCACAACAAAAGAGCACCCGATGGGACTTTTTCATCCACATGCGGAGGTGCATCATATTAAGAAAGAAAACATCGGTTTAATTGAAGTGATGGGACTTGCTGTGCTTCCAGGTCGACTACAAGAAGAACTTTATTTACTTGGTGAATCTCTCAGCGGTGAAAATCCGTTAAACCAAATCGAACGTGATGAGCGGATTAACAAGCATGTTGAATGGGCGAAAACCCTTCTTGAAAAATATCCGGACCTGGACTCTTCCAATGTACAGAGGCGGTTGCGTGATGAGATTGGACTGATCTTCTCAGATATTTTAAGTCATGCTGGGGTCTTTAAACGAACGGCATCAGGTCAGGAAGCATTTGACCGATTTACGGACGCGCTTAACACTCATTTAAACCAATAA
- a CDS encoding galactokinase — MKSLNAQFRKVYGEGGEIRSFFSPGRVNLIGEHTDYNGGHVFPCSLSIGTYAVARKREDSFVRFYSMNFENQGVITVDLKELIYDEKDDWANYPKGVVSIMKDSGYAVSGFDVLYFGNIPNGAGLSSSASIELATAVLLNELNDLHLEMVEMVKMSQRAENEFVGVNCGIMDQFAIGMGKEDAAVLLDCNTLEYTYSPVVLENASLVISNTNKRRGLADSKYNERRSECERALSQLQEHLQIESLGDLTVETFEANKQHITNPIDQKRAKHAVYENVRTIEAAKRLKAGEFDAFGQLMNESHVSLRDDYEVTGLELDALVEAAWAEEGVIGSRMTGAGFGGCTISIVENQFLDSFQTNVAKTYKEKTGLTPEFYVVEIGAGAREINQLSEAF; from the coding sequence ATGAAATCGCTAAATGCACAATTTCGTAAGGTGTATGGAGAAGGTGGCGAGATTAGAAGCTTCTTCTCGCCAGGGCGCGTCAATTTAATTGGCGAACATACGGATTATAATGGGGGCCACGTTTTTCCGTGCTCGCTTAGTATTGGGACTTATGCAGTTGCAAGAAAACGAGAAGATTCCTTCGTTCGTTTTTATTCCATGAATTTTGAAAATCAGGGCGTCATAACCGTCGATCTGAAAGAGCTCATCTATGATGAGAAAGATGACTGGGCGAACTATCCAAAAGGCGTTGTCTCAATTATGAAAGATTCAGGATATGCGGTGAGCGGATTTGACGTGCTTTACTTTGGCAATATTCCAAATGGAGCTGGATTATCTTCATCGGCATCCATCGAACTAGCGACGGCCGTCTTATTAAATGAATTAAATGACCTTCATCTTGAGATGGTTGAAATGGTGAAAATGAGTCAGCGTGCGGAAAATGAGTTTGTTGGCGTGAACTGTGGGATTATGGACCAATTTGCAATTGGGATGGGGAAAGAAGATGCGGCTGTCCTTCTTGATTGCAACACGCTTGAATATACCTACAGCCCGGTTGTTCTTGAAAATGCTTCGCTTGTTATCTCGAATACAAATAAACGAAGAGGGCTAGCGGATTCAAAATATAATGAGCGCCGTTCTGAATGTGAACGTGCATTGAGTCAGCTTCAGGAGCATCTTCAGATTGAGTCACTTGGTGATCTGACGGTTGAAACATTTGAAGCAAATAAGCAGCACATTACAAATCCGATTGATCAGAAACGAGCGAAGCATGCGGTTTATGAAAACGTTCGTACGATTGAAGCAGCCAAAAGGCTAAAAGCTGGCGAATTTGACGCATTCGGTCAATTAATGAATGAGTCGCACGTTTCCTTGCGTGATGATTATGAAGTAACGGGTCTTGAGCTTGATGCTTTAGTTGAAGCTGCGTGGGCAGAAGAAGGTGTCATCGGCTCGCGGATGACAGGAGCAGGGTTTGGCGGCTGTACAATTAGCATTGTGGAAAATCAATTTTTGGATTCGTTCCAAACAAATGTTGCGAAAACCTATAAAGAGAAAACGGGTTTAACACCTGAATTTTACGTTGTGGAAATAGGTGCAGGAGCAAGAGAAATCAATCAGCTTTCGGAAGCGTTTTAA
- a CDS encoding LacI family DNA-binding transcriptional regulator: MATIKDIAQKVKCSTSTVSRVLNYDETLSVSDDTKKRIFEVAEELSYSKKRGKKSLTPKIAIIHWYTEKEELNDLYYMSIRLGVEQRCQEERLELVKIFKDNYDELEKENIQGMIAVGKFSSEEIASLNKVTPNIVFVDYDPDNERYDAVVVDFEKATKKVLDYFTSKGHERIGYIGGRETFRDASAEIVDEREITFKQYMKERDDESYVFTGSFTVDDGYSLMNRAIEELGEELPTAFFVGNDTMAIGCLRALHENGVAVPDRVSLIGVNDISVSKYVYPALSTVKVYTELMGETAVGLLMERLLRRKVAKKVTMSTKLKLRKSSK, encoded by the coding sequence ATGGCAACGATTAAGGACATCGCACAAAAAGTGAAATGTTCGACATCGACCGTTTCACGCGTCCTCAACTATGATGAAACGTTATCTGTTTCAGATGATACGAAAAAGCGGATTTTTGAAGTGGCGGAAGAGCTCTCTTACAGTAAGAAGCGCGGAAAGAAGTCACTTACACCAAAAATCGCAATCATTCACTGGTATACGGAAAAGGAAGAGTTGAATGACCTGTATTACATGTCGATTCGACTTGGCGTTGAGCAACGCTGTCAGGAAGAGCGACTTGAACTCGTGAAAATTTTTAAAGATAACTATGATGAGCTAGAAAAAGAAAACATTCAGGGCATGATTGCCGTAGGTAAGTTTAGTAGCGAAGAAATTGCTTCATTAAATAAAGTAACGCCAAACATCGTTTTTGTTGACTATGATCCAGATAACGAACGTTACGATGCAGTTGTCGTTGACTTTGAAAAGGCAACAAAAAAAGTACTCGACTATTTTACGAGTAAAGGTCATGAGCGAATTGGTTACATTGGTGGAAGAGAAACGTTTCGGGATGCTAGTGCTGAAATTGTGGATGAACGTGAGATCACGTTTAAACAATATATGAAAGAACGAGATGATGAGTCGTACGTATTTACGGGTTCCTTTACGGTGGATGACGGCTATTCACTTATGAATCGAGCGATTGAAGAACTTGGTGAAGAGCTTCCCACCGCATTCTTTGTAGGGAATGACACGATGGCGATTGGGTGCCTCCGCGCTCTTCATGAAAATGGAGTAGCTGTTCCAGATCGCGTTAGCTTAATTGGCGTAAACGACATTAGCGTTTCAAAATACGTTTATCCCGCTTTAAGTACTGTAAAAGTTTATACCGAATTAATGGGTGAAACGGCAGTGGGACTCTTAATGGAGCGTCTTCTGAGAAGAAAAGTAGCTAAAAAAGTAACGATGTCGACAAAATTAAAACTGCGAAAAAGCAGTAAATAA